The following coding sequences are from one Pigmentibacter sp. JX0631 window:
- a CDS encoding agmatine deiminase family protein: MSNSVKGLPIEHEFGMPAEWSLHAATWTCWPFDDEMWFGYLNNVRDEFAELVKTVAKFEPVHLIVRDKEAKESAIRKINNLNNVTIHEIPLDDVWFRDNGPIFVKNSESVSFVKWEFNSWGQKFNWQLDNLVPFQLANILNLNFFQTEIVMEGGSLDVNGKGTALTTKQCLLSKMRNPNLTEKDIEVYLKNYLGIDKLIWLENGLEGDHTDGHIDTIVRFVDEKTIVYSITDDKADPNYKTMLHNFEILQTATDKFGNHFNLIPLVLPKNRMEIEGKRLPCTYANFYIGNEFVVVPTYQDPNDSIALKTLEKLFPNRKVIGLSSKNIIKGGGSFHCVTQQQPSGKLWR; the protein is encoded by the coding sequence ATGTCAAATTCAGTCAAAGGTTTACCAATAGAACATGAGTTTGGAATGCCTGCAGAATGGAGTTTACATGCTGCTACTTGGACTTGTTGGCCTTTCGATGATGAAATGTGGTTTGGTTATTTAAACAATGTGCGCGATGAATTTGCTGAGCTTGTTAAAACAGTAGCGAAATTTGAACCAGTTCATTTGATTGTTAGGGATAAAGAAGCAAAAGAAAGCGCTATTCGCAAAATAAATAATTTAAATAATGTAACTATTCACGAAATACCACTTGATGATGTTTGGTTTAGAGATAATGGCCCGATTTTTGTAAAAAACTCTGAATCTGTTTCTTTTGTTAAATGGGAATTCAATTCATGGGGACAAAAGTTTAATTGGCAATTAGATAATTTAGTTCCTTTCCAACTGGCGAATATTTTAAATTTAAATTTTTTTCAAACTGAAATTGTTATGGAAGGCGGTTCCTTAGACGTAAATGGTAAAGGAACGGCATTAACAACTAAACAATGTTTATTAAGTAAAATGCGGAATCCAAATTTAACTGAAAAAGATATTGAAGTTTATTTAAAAAATTATTTAGGTATTGATAAACTTATTTGGCTAGAAAATGGGTTAGAAGGTGATCATACTGATGGACATATTGATACAATAGTTAGATTTGTTGATGAAAAAACTATTGTGTATTCAATAACAGATGATAAGGCTGATCCTAATTATAAAACTATGTTGCATAATTTCGAAATTTTACAAACAGCAACCGATAAATTTGGCAATCATTTTAATTTAATTCCTTTAGTTCTACCAAAAAACAGAATGGAAATAGAAGGAAAAAGATTACCTTGTACTTATGCAAATTTTTATATAGGCAATGAATTTGTAGTTGTCCCTACATATCAAGATCCTAATGATTCAATTGCTTTAAAAACATTAGAAAAATTATTTCCAAATAGAAAAGTAATTGGCTTAAGTTCTAAAAATATAATTAAAGGTGGTGGCTCTTTTCACTGTGTTACCCAACAACAGCCTTCTGGAAAGCTTTGGAGATAA
- the pdxY gene encoding pyridoxal kinase PdxY — MIQSILSIQSCVSYGHVGNSAVTFPLQRLGVDVWPIHTVLFSNHTGYGQWGGRVFDIAAVRDVFLGIKERGILHRCKALLSGYMGSQELGNVMIEAIEELRALNPETIYCCDPVMGDVGRGFFVKEGIPEFFKETMLKYATIITPNHFELEYLSGRKITSLEEAVNAAKEIMQKGPEVVLITSLLLGGEENKKINMVAVNNKSVSIVTTPYINISLNGTGDITAALFTYFYINYKKDITKALEDTVSRVFSIIEKTYEEKSKELVLIKAQDYLINPKHKFKANLIQS, encoded by the coding sequence ATGATACAATCTATTTTATCAATCCAATCTTGTGTGAGCTATGGACATGTGGGGAATAGCGCTGTTACCTTCCCATTACAACGCCTAGGAGTCGATGTTTGGCCGATACATACTGTTCTATTTTCTAATCACACTGGTTACGGACAATGGGGTGGTAGAGTTTTTGACATTGCCGCAGTTCGCGATGTGTTTTTGGGAATTAAAGAACGAGGAATCTTACATAGATGTAAAGCTTTATTAAGTGGTTATATGGGTTCTCAGGAACTTGGAAATGTCATGATCGAGGCAATTGAAGAACTAAGAGCATTAAATCCCGAAACAATATACTGCTGCGATCCTGTAATGGGTGATGTAGGAAGAGGTTTTTTTGTTAAGGAAGGAATACCTGAATTTTTTAAGGAAACAATGCTAAAATATGCGACCATAATAACTCCTAATCATTTTGAACTTGAATATTTAAGTGGTCGTAAAATAACTTCTTTAGAAGAAGCAGTTAACGCCGCAAAAGAAATAATGCAAAAAGGCCCTGAAGTTGTGTTAATTACAAGTCTTTTATTAGGCGGTGAAGAAAATAAAAAAATCAATATGGTTGCTGTGAATAATAAATCTGTCAGTATAGTAACAACTCCATATATAAATATTAGCTTAAATGGAACTGGAGACATTACTGCTGCTTTATTTACTTATTTTTATATTAACTACAAGAAAGACATTACTAAAGCATTAGAAGATACTGTGTCCCGTGTATTTAGTATTATAGAAAAAACTTATGAAGAAAAATCAAAAGAACTCGTTTTAATAAAAGCACAGGATTATTTAATAAATCCAAAACATAAATTTAAAGCAAATTTAATTCAAAGCTAA
- a CDS encoding MgtC/SapB family protein: MALQFALPIHYIPEIDILFYLLPKVGVALIIGTLVGAEREYRGKLAGIKTNALICAASAIFTAVSLMMSDYGSANSIPTADVTRIVAQIVSGIGFIGAGAIFKSSSKVQGLTTAAVIWTVSALGILVGYGIFLSTIVITISLILFLSFIAYVEKKFFRNRSSHHSDHHSGNSTMD, translated from the coding sequence ATGGCTTTACAATTTGCTCTACCAATACACTACATACCAGAAATTGATATCCTTTTTTATTTGCTTCCTAAAGTTGGAGTTGCTCTTATTATTGGAACTTTAGTTGGGGCTGAAAGGGAATATCGAGGAAAATTAGCAGGAATTAAAACAAATGCACTTATATGTGCTGCGTCAGCCATTTTTACAGCAGTTTCATTAATGATGTCAGATTATGGTTCAGCAAATTCTATTCCAACAGCAGATGTAACTAGAATAGTTGCGCAAATTGTTTCAGGAATCGGTTTTATTGGTGCAGGAGCTATATTTAAATCATCAAGTAAAGTTCAGGGTTTAACAACTGCTGCGGTTATCTGGACTGTTTCTGCATTGGGAATTTTAGTAGGATACGGTATTTTTCTATCGACTATTGTAATAACAATATCCTTAATCTTATTTTTATCTTTTATTGCATATGTAGAAAAAAAATTTTTTAGAAATAGAAGCTCACATCATTCAGATCATCATTCAGGCAATAGTACAATGGATTAG
- a CDS encoding HU family DNA-binding protein yields MSKRKVATVSTSALTVEVSSRFDQLPKKLTKEVIAAFLDAIEDHVAAGKKVRIDKLGILQVKDRAARKGRNPQTGEEIKIPASKKVSFRVASSLKEKVGVKRKSAKKKR; encoded by the coding sequence ATGTCAAAAAGAAAAGTTGCAACAGTTTCTACATCTGCTTTAACTGTTGAGGTTTCTTCAAGATTTGATCAGTTACCAAAAAAATTAACTAAAGAAGTTATAGCAGCTTTTCTTGATGCCATTGAAGATCATGTTGCTGCAGGTAAAAAAGTTCGTATTGATAAACTAGGTATTCTACAAGTAAAGGATAGAGCCGCGAGAAAAGGTCGGAATCCTCAGACTGGCGAAGAAATTAAAATTCCAGCTTCGAAAAAAGTTAGCTTTAGAGTTGCCTCCTCTCTGAAAGAAAAAGTTGGTGTGAAAAGAAAATCAGCGAAGAAAAAAAGATAA